From one Streptomyces chromofuscus genomic stretch:
- a CDS encoding LamG-like jellyroll fold domain-containing protein, producing MKFWRGGVLLLRARRTRAAVLGGVAASLVLTALPVLPTPATSAVKAAAAEAATGELDEAAALAQAKASGQQVEVTTARSEYTTTHANPDGTLTLTQSTTPQRVRRDDGTWGAVDTTLERRPDGRVAPKGAVVDVSFSGGGSGADMLRLGRDGRSVTLGWTDTLPQPVLDGATATYPEVFDGVDLQLTATAEGYREVLVVKTPEAAHNPALEHLVITADGDGLSLVPGAGGGLRALDEDGNAIFRGPAGLMWDSAGDSPSGTQTQLQPAATSDAAAQDDSGDPVQPGEGDASAVLPVTVADGSIAVRPDLELLRGAETVYPVFIDPPMGLGAQERTKISSDGDRFWMFDGDKGVGKCGTADGYTCGGGYIDRMYFEFAPTALAGKHVLDATFRARETWSFNCTPYTVDLKRTNNISEATGWPGPAQLDHLGDRAVSAGRGDLCSPDQPDAWIEFNDNTTETDENLTSTVRSFANGSFSRLTLMLRAHDETEPRAWKRFDDNAELQVIYAYKPGVPTNVGIISGINGTTAYCKTSSTDPLIVTLGVPTVQARLQTLVGSTSGALLRAEFIVERGDDAPWRRVWSGSSPSTGWHADNDLERMETAQLVDGGLYRLKARTRSHWTFNTVPDDLWSPYNSSWCYFKLDSAAPKEPTITSLSPYTQCSADVCEGKGGPGVPGSFTFEPNTADIKDGKTDVTAYEWNLLYTKPQTVYSSGALKTTVNDVVPPLAGTTVLSVRAKDVYNRWGPYKEFTFKVAPAQGVVGRWHLNGDGTDTPDTGTPHTATPGGTRIEWPDKARRGEGDKSLGLNGGTTDPAQQTSYAATATPVFNTQESFTVSTWVQLNDASTNRVVLSAPGTNGSAFALYYSSALKKWVFNRTDKDVASPVHIRSVADTDKPPLNVWTHLAGVFKTEGADNLPDTDPSNDTIQLFINGRPQGAGRPVPGRPTYTPWTATGGLQFGRFKAAGTYSSYHVGLLDEVAAWQRALSAPELAHETRVLENEVPANELVAH from the coding sequence GTGAAGTTCTGGCGGGGTGGGGTGCTTTTGCTGCGGGCTCGAAGAACAAGAGCTGCGGTGTTGGGGGGCGTTGCCGCCTCGCTGGTTCTGACGGCGTTGCCCGTGTTGCCGACACCGGCAACCTCGGCCGTTAAGGCGGCTGCTGCGGAAGCGGCCACTGGCGAGTTGGATGAAGCCGCCGCCCTGGCCCAGGCGAAGGCGTCCGGTCAGCAGGTGGAGGTGACGACGGCGCGCAGCGAATACACCACGACGCATGCCAACCCCGACGGCACGCTCACGCTCACGCAGTCCACCACTCCGCAGCGGGTGAGACGGGACGACGGAACCTGGGGGGCGGTCGATACCACGCTGGAGCGGCGTCCTGACGGGCGAGTTGCCCCCAAGGGCGCTGTGGTCGACGTGTCGTTCTCCGGCGGCGGCTCCGGCGCGGACATGCTCCGCCTGGGCAGGGACGGCCGTTCGGTCACCCTGGGCTGGACCGACACCCTGCCGCAGCCGGTCCTGGACGGTGCCACAGCCACCTATCCAGAGGTGTTCGACGGTGTGGACCTGCAGTTGACCGCCACGGCTGAGGGCTATCGCGAGGTCCTGGTCGTCAAGACGCCCGAGGCCGCGCACAACCCTGCGCTGGAGCACCTCGTCATCACCGCGGACGGTGATGGGCTGAGTCTGGTTCCGGGCGCGGGTGGTGGCCTGCGCGCGCTCGACGAGGATGGCAACGCCATCTTCCGCGGCCCGGCGGGACTGATGTGGGACTCCGCGGGGGACAGCCCGTCAGGCACCCAGACTCAGTTGCAGCCCGCCGCCACCTCTGACGCTGCTGCACAGGACGACTCGGGCGACCCGGTGCAGCCCGGGGAAGGGGACGCGAGTGCGGTGCTGCCGGTGACGGTAGCGGACGGTTCCATTGCTGTTCGCCCCGACCTCGAACTGCTGCGCGGCGCTGAGACGGTCTACCCGGTGTTCATCGACCCGCCGATGGGTCTGGGTGCGCAGGAGCGCACCAAGATTTCATCTGACGGGGACCGGTTTTGGATGTTCGACGGCGACAAGGGTGTCGGCAAGTGCGGTACGGCCGACGGTTACACCTGTGGTGGCGGCTACATCGACCGGATGTACTTCGAGTTCGCGCCGACTGCGCTGGCCGGCAAGCACGTGCTGGACGCCACATTCCGTGCGCGGGAGACGTGGTCGTTCAACTGCACCCCCTACACCGTGGACCTGAAGCGCACCAACAACATCTCTGAGGCGACCGGCTGGCCGGGACCGGCGCAGCTGGACCACCTCGGCGACCGCGCTGTGTCGGCCGGCCGAGGCGACCTGTGCTCACCGGACCAGCCAGATGCCTGGATCGAGTTCAACGACAACACCACCGAGACGGACGAGAACCTCACCAGCACCGTCCGCTCCTTCGCCAACGGCTCCTTCAGCCGGCTGACGCTGATGCTGCGCGCCCACGACGAGACCGAGCCGCGCGCCTGGAAGCGGTTCGACGACAACGCCGAACTGCAGGTCATCTACGCCTACAAGCCCGGCGTCCCCACCAACGTCGGGATCATCTCGGGCATTAACGGCACGACCGCCTACTGCAAGACATCCTCTACCGACCCGCTCATCGTCACCTTGGGCGTCCCGACCGTCCAGGCACGGCTCCAGACGCTAGTCGGCTCGACCTCGGGCGCTCTGCTGCGGGCCGAGTTCATCGTCGAACGCGGGGACGACGCACCCTGGCGCCGGGTCTGGTCCGGGAGCTCGCCCAGCACCGGCTGGCACGCGGACAACGACCTGGAGCGGATGGAAACCGCCCAACTCGTCGACGGCGGTCTGTACCGGCTCAAGGCGCGTACCCGGTCGCACTGGACCTTCAACACGGTCCCCGACGACCTGTGGTCCCCCTACAACAGCTCCTGGTGCTACTTCAAGCTCGACTCCGCGGCTCCAAAGGAGCCCACAATCACGTCCCTCTCGCCCTACACCCAGTGCTCGGCGGATGTCTGTGAGGGCAAGGGCGGCCCGGGTGTGCCTGGCTCCTTCACCTTCGAGCCGAACACCGCCGACATCAAGGACGGCAAGACCGACGTCACCGCGTACGAGTGGAACCTGCTGTACACCAAGCCCCAGACGGTGTACTCCAGTGGGGCCCTGAAGACGACGGTAAACGATGTCGTCCCTCCGCTGGCCGGCACGACCGTGCTGTCAGTACGGGCGAAGGACGTCTACAACCGGTGGGGCCCGTACAAGGAGTTCACCTTCAAGGTGGCACCCGCGCAGGGCGTGGTGGGCCGGTGGCACCTCAACGGCGACGGAACCGACACTCCCGACACGGGTACCCCGCATACGGCGACCCCGGGCGGAACCAGAATCGAATGGCCGGACAAGGCACGCCGTGGTGAAGGTGACAAGTCGCTGGGCCTGAATGGGGGCACGACGGATCCCGCACAACAGACCAGCTACGCGGCGACCGCTACCCCCGTGTTCAACACCCAGGAGTCTTTCACCGTCTCCACCTGGGTGCAGCTGAACGACGCCTCCACCAACCGGGTCGTGCTGTCCGCACCCGGTACGAACGGCAGCGCGTTCGCCCTGTACTACTCCAGCGCCTTGAAGAAGTGGGTGTTCAACCGCACCGACAAGGACGTGGCCAGCCCGGTCCACATCCGCTCGGTCGCCGATACGGACAAGCCGCCGCTGAACGTATGGACCCACCTGGCGGGCGTGTTCAAGACCGAGGGTGCCGACAACCTCCCCGACACCGACCCGTCCAACGACACCATCCAGCTGTTCATCAACGGCCGCCCGCAGGGTGCCGGTCGTCCTGTCCCAGGCCGCCCCACCTACACCCCATGGACCGCGACCGGCGGCCTGCAGTTCGGCCGCTTCAAGGCCGCCGGCACCTACAGCTCCTACCACGTCGGCCTGCTGGACGAGGTCGCCGCCTGGCAGCGAGCCTTGTCTGCGCCGGAACTCGCCCACGAGACGCGAGTGCTTGAGAACGAGGTGCCGGCCAACGAACTGGTCGCTCACTGA
- a CDS encoding ParB/RepB/Spo0J family partition protein: protein MERETADHLIRLRDRGIRELPVERVATHDITVDFSPRVDGEDAEYVRTLLEAEGELPPILVHRPTMTVVDGIHRLRAATAQGQTHIPVRFFDGPLTEARLLAVATNVTHGRPLTTADRAAAATYIFTAHPRWSNRAVAALTGLSAGKVAQLRKGTAADGAEHRIGRDGRARPVDSSHSRERAGELLRANPRASLRQIAAEAGLAPATVADVRNRIQRGEDPVPGRAPRSTNASPPPTTSTDRPPVQLATRRQPASTAPPPPDRLLHILDSLRRDPSLRLSESGRHILRMLSACTMVAQDREQIAAALPAHCKQPMAQLAQGYARLWTQLAHELAAGDDSAAMGI, encoded by the coding sequence GTGGAGCGGGAAACCGCCGACCACCTGATCCGACTCCGTGACCGCGGAATCCGCGAACTCCCCGTGGAACGGGTCGCCACACACGACATCACCGTCGACTTCTCCCCACGCGTGGACGGCGAGGACGCGGAATACGTACGCACCCTCCTGGAGGCCGAGGGCGAACTGCCACCGATCCTCGTCCATCGCCCCACCATGACCGTAGTGGACGGCATCCATCGGCTGCGCGCCGCCACCGCCCAGGGACAAACCCACATCCCCGTACGGTTCTTCGACGGACCCCTGACCGAGGCACGGCTACTGGCGGTCGCCACCAACGTGACCCACGGCCGCCCCCTGACCACGGCAGACCGAGCCGCCGCAGCCACATACATCTTCACCGCCCACCCGCGCTGGTCGAACCGCGCCGTAGCAGCGCTCACCGGGCTCTCCGCCGGAAAAGTGGCCCAGCTCCGCAAAGGCACCGCCGCCGACGGGGCCGAACACCGGATCGGGCGCGACGGGCGGGCCCGGCCGGTGGACTCCTCGCACAGCCGAGAACGCGCCGGAGAACTTCTGCGTGCCAACCCCCGCGCCTCGCTGCGCCAGATCGCCGCCGAGGCCGGACTGGCACCAGCCACCGTCGCCGACGTGCGCAATCGGATACAGCGCGGCGAGGACCCCGTACCAGGCCGCGCCCCCCGCTCCACGAATGCTTCCCCTCCCCCCACCACCTCCACCGACCGGCCTCCGGTCCAACTGGCGACCCGTCGTCAGCCTGCGTCCACCGCCCCGCCGCCGCCCGACCGGCTGCTGCACATCCTGGACTCACTGCGCCGCGACCCCTCACTACGGCTGAGCGAATCGGGCCGCCACATTCTGCGAATGCTCAGCGCCTGCACGATGGTGGCCCAGGACCGGGAGCAGATCGCGGCCGCCCTCCCCGCGCACTGCAAGCAACCGATGGCCCAGCTCGCACAGGGTTACGCCCGGCTGTGGACCCAGCTCGCACACGAGCTGGCCGCCGGGGACGACTCGGCCGCGATGGGCATCTGA
- a CDS encoding IS3 family transposase (programmed frameshift) produces the protein MARRSRYPLELRRRAVRMVAEVRDDYPNETAALQAVTEKLGIGSRETLRNWVKQHEIDAGQRPGTTTEESAQLKALKKENAELKRANEILKAAAKFLRGRARPATHALVAFIDEHRDRFGGVEPICRTLTEYDCKIAPSTYYAHKKRLAAPSARSVRDAQLKELISQVHTANYRVYGARKVWRELNRQGRVVARCTVERLMREMGIQGAVRGKRVITTLPGGQVERAPDRLDRDFVAAAPNRCWVADFTHVKTWSATVYVAFVVDTFSRRIVGWSAATVKETVFVLDALEMAIWQRDREQRPIRPGELIHPSDAGSQYTSFRLAEHLDAAGIAASIGSVGDAYDNALMESAIGLYKTELIKPQRPWKTLSQVELATAEWVDWYNHRRLHGEIGHIPPVEYEANYYTELTKPQVTTTI, from the exons ATGGCACGACGTTCCCGTTACCCGCTTGAGCTCCGCCGCCGTGCGGTGCGCATGGTCGCCGAGGTGCGCGACGACTACCCGAACGAGACGGCCGCCTTGCAAGCGGTGACGGAGAAGCTCGGCATCGGCTCCCGCGAAACGCTGCGGAACTGGGTGAAGCAACACGAGATCGACGCGGGCCAGCGCCCGGGGACGACGACGGAGGAATCTGCCCAGCTCAAGGCGCTGAAGAAGGAGAACGCCGAACTCAAGCGGGCCAACGAGATCCTCAAGGCCGCGGCAA AGTTTCTTCGCGGCCGAGCTCGACCGGCCACACACGCGCTCGTAGCGTTCATCGACGAGCACCGGGACCGCTTCGGCGGTGTCGAGCCGATCTGCAGGACGCTCACCGAGTACGACTGCAAGATCGCCCCTTCCACCTACTATGCCCACAAGAAACGACTGGCCGCCCCGTCCGCACGATCGGTGCGGGACGCTCAGCTCAAGGAGCTGATCAGCCAGGTCCACACCGCCAACTACCGTGTCTACGGGGCGAGAAAGGTCTGGCGTGAGCTGAACCGGCAGGGACGCGTCGTGGCCCGGTGCACCGTCGAACGCCTGATGCGTGAGATGGGCATCCAGGGGGCGGTCCGCGGCAAGCGTGTGATCACCACGCTTCCCGGCGGGCAGGTCGAACGAGCTCCCGACCGTCTCGACCGCGACTTCGTCGCCGCCGCCCCCAACCGCTGCTGGGTGGCGGACTTCACCCACGTGAAGACCTGGTCGGCGACCGTCTACGTCGCGTTCGTCGTAGACACCTTCTCCCGCCGGATCGTCGGCTGGTCGGCGGCCACCGTCAAGGAGACCGTCTTCGTCCTGGACGCCCTGGAGATGGCGATCTGGCAACGCGACCGCGAGCAACGACCCATCCGACCAGGCGAGTTGATCCATCCCTCGGATGCAGGGTCGCAGTACACGTCGTTCAGGCTCGCCGAGCATCTGGACGCCGCCGGCATAGCCGCGTCCATCGGCTCGGTCGGCGACGCCTACGACAACGCCCTGATGGAATCGGCGATCGGCCTGTATAAAACCGAGTTGATCAAGCCCCAGCGGCCCTGGAAGACACTTTCCCAGGTCGAGCTGGCCACCGCCGAATGGGTCGACTGGTACAACCACCGCCGACTCCACGGTGAGATAGGCCATATCCCGCCCGTCGAGTACGAAGCCAACTACTACACGGAACTCACGAAACCCCAGGTCACAACCACAATCTGA